GCAGCTATCAGCTCGGAATGGAATCGGTGATTGCGTGGGCGCTGGCAGCGGGGGGCGCAGGCACGTTCGTCTACACCAGCAGCACTTCAGTTTATCCGCAGGGGGATGGACAGTGGGTGGATGAAGACGCACCGACCCAACCGGCGGCGACCGAGCGCGCCGAAATACTTCTGCGAGCCGAGGAGGCTGCGCGCGCATGGCCAGGGAGGATGTTCATCCTTCGACTTTCGGGCATCTATGGTCCGGGGCGTCACCACCTGCTCGATGCCCTGCGTGCTGGTTCAACTGTACTGGCCGGAAAGGGAGATCATCGCTTGAATCTCATTCACAGGGACGACGTTGTATCCGGAATTGCCCTTGCACTGCAGGCGGGGCCTTCAATCCCGGGTCAGGTTTTCAATGTCACCGATGATGAAGCTGTGACCAGGGAGGATCTGATGCGCTGGCTGAGCGGGCGGCTGAAATGCCCGATGCCCTCATTTGACGGGCATATGACCAGCGGGCGCCGATCGACAGTGCCCGACCGGATGATAGCCAACGCCCGGATCAAGAGAGTCTTGGGGTGGATGCCGCAATTTCCGAGTTTTCGGGAAGGCTATCGGCGCATACTTGAAGCTTGAAGCCGTGGCCGGATTGCCTGTCTCTGACGCCTTGCACCGCAATTTTCCCATTTCATTCCCATGGCCGGCGTAGGCAAACTTCTCAAGCAAGCCCAGAAAATGCAGAAATCGATCGAGAACCTGCAGGCGCAGCTCGAATCGAAGGAGTTCGATCTCACCGCGGCCGGAGGCGCGGTGAGAATCCGGATCAATGGCGCGGGGAAATTCATCGGACTGTCGCTTGACCCGGATTTTCTGAAGGAGGACGCCAAGGTTGTGGGCGACACTATCCTGCAGGCGATCCAGGACGCCGCGAAGCAGGCGAAGGAGCACAATGACGCCGAAATGCAGAAGATGACGGGTGCCTTTCAAATGCCCGGAATGTTTTGATCGCGCGCCCCGCGGCTCGCCCGGGGGTTGGCACACGTTTCAAGATCCGCCGTGTTTTTCCTGGCAGCGGCACGACCCTGAACCCATGGCATCAGCATTTGAACACCTTCAGCACCTGCTGAAACAGCTGCCCGGGCTTGGCTATCGGTCCTCCGAGAAAATCGCGCTTCACCTGCTGGTTGAGAAACCCGAGCGTCTTCCCGCGCTGGTCAACGCACTGCAGGAAGCCGCAAGGTCGGTTCGAAGATGCGTGCGATGCGGCAATCTGGCCGAAGGGGAACTGTGTGCCATCTGCGCAGACGATTCGCGGCAGCGCAGTCTCGTCTGTGTGGTTGAACAGGTCCCGGATCTGGCTGCATTGGAGCGCAGTGGAGCGCACCGCGGCGTCTACCATGTGCTGCACGGAAAACTCTCCCCGATCAACGGCATGGGGCCGGAGCAATTGAATCTCGCCGCGCTCATTGAGCGCATGCGCTCCGGAGAAGTCGACGAACTCATTCTCGCACTCTCAAATGACGTCGAGGGCGAGGCCACATGCCACTACCTGACCGCCCAGCTTCCAAGCGGGAGGGACATCCGGGTGTCTCGCATCGGCTTCGGACTGCCCAGCGGTGGCGGTGTGCTCTATGCGGACTCCGTCACCCTGAAGAACGCCTTGGAAAGTCGAAGAAAATATTCCTGACGAGTGCCGGGTGCGCCTACTTCAGGATCATGTCCTTGACGGTCCTGCCTGCCGGAATCATGGGAAGCACGTGCTCAGTGTAAGGGACGACGATGTCGAGGACGTATGGACCCTTGTGATCGAGCATTTCCTGGATGGCGGGTCTGAGGTCGCCCTTTTTCATGATGCGACGACCCTTGATGCCAAACCCCTCGGCAATCTTCACGAAGTCCGGGTAAAGACCCGCAGGGTTGTCCGGGCCGCCGACGTTCTTTTCATCGCCAAGAATCGTATTGCCGCGGACGCTGCCGTAGAAGCGGTCCTCCCACTGCACGACCATGCCCAGGTGCTGGTTGTTAAGGATCATGGCCTTGGCGGCGATCTTCTCGATATGCGCCGTGGCGAGTTCCTGGATGTTCATGACGAACGAGCCGTCGCCATCGATGTCGATGACTTCCTTGTCCGGGCAGGCCACCTTGGCGCCGAGCGCCGCGGGATAACCGTAGCCCATGGTTCCGAGGCCCAGCGAGCTGATGTAGCGCCGCGGCTGGTCGAATCGATAGAACTGCGCCGCCCACATCTGGTGCTGGCCGACACCGGTCGTGATTATGGCGTCGCCCTTGGTGAGTTCATACAGGGTGGCAACGGCCTCCTGCGGGAGAATGTGCGGGCTCTTTCCAAAGCCCGCGGATGAGTCAAAGGGGTACTCCTTCTTCCAAGTGGCGATCTGCTCCTGCCAGGCCTTGGTGTCGGGCGGCGTGAATTTGGCGGCTTTCGCCAGCTCCACGAGGCGTCCCAGCGCGTACTTGATGTCGCTGACAATCGGAAGCTGAGCCCGCTTGTTCTTGTTGTGCTCCGTGGCATCGATGTCGATGTGCACTATCTTCGCCCCGCCCGCGAACTTGTTGACGTCACCCGTGATGCGGTCATCGAAGCGCGCGCCGAGGCACAGCAGCAAATCGCACTGGTCCACAGCCCAGTTGCCAAAGGCCGCTCCGTGCATGCCGAACCAGCGCATCGACAGGGGGTGGGTCTCAGGGAATCCGCCGAGGCCCATCAATGTCGTGGCGACGGGAACATTGGTCGCCTCCGCGAAAGCCTTGAGCTCCTGATGTGCGTTTGAGGAGATGATGCCGCCACCGGTGTAGAGGACGGGTCGCCTGGCATCGGCGACCATGGCCAGCACCTGGCGGAGCGCGTCGTCGGACGCCTGATGCACCTCGCTGACGAGCGGATTCTTGAATTCGACCGTCGCAGGGAAGACCGGCTGGTAGCGGGCCTGCTGGATATCCTTAGGAATGTCGATGACGACCGGGCCCGGGCGCCCGGAACGCGCGAGATGAAAGGCCTCCTTGAAGATGCGGGGCAGATCGTGCACGTTCAGCACGAGGTAGGAGTGCTTGACGATCGGGAGCGTGATGCCGAAAAAGTCGGTTTCCTGAAACGCACTTTTGCCAATGTATTTGGAAAAAACCTGTCCCGTGATGGTGACCAGGGGCGTCGAATCCATGTATGCATCGGCGATGGCTGAAACCAGATTTGTCGCTCCAGGGCCGCTAGTGGCCATGCATACGCCCACCTTGCCTGTTGCCCGGGCATAGCCCTCGGCGGCGAAGGCGCCTCCCTGCTCATGGCGGGGGAGAATCACGCGGACCTTGCCCGATCTGGCGAATGCCTGATGAAGCTCCTGGGAAGCGCCGCCGG
Above is a genomic segment from Opitutaceae bacterium containing:
- a CDS encoding YbaB/EbfC family nucleoid-associated protein, producing MAGVGKLLKQAQKMQKSIENLQAQLESKEFDLTAAGGAVRIRINGAGKFIGLSLDPDFLKEDAKVVGDTILQAIQDAAKQAKEHNDAEMQKMTGAFQMPGMF
- the ilvB gene encoding biosynthetic-type acetolactate synthase large subunit, coding for MKSTTSPSAFPQPEIGREMNGADSVVECLVREGVDAIFAYPGGASQELHQAFARSGKVRVILPRHEQGGAFAAEGYARATGKVGVCMATSGPGATNLVSAIADAYMDSTPLVTITGQVFSKYIGKSAFQETDFFGITLPIVKHSYLVLNVHDLPRIFKEAFHLARSGRPGPVVIDIPKDIQQARYQPVFPATVEFKNPLVSEVHQASDDALRQVLAMVADARRPVLYTGGGIISSNAHQELKAFAEATNVPVATTLMGLGGFPETHPLSMRWFGMHGAAFGNWAVDQCDLLLCLGARFDDRITGDVNKFAGGAKIVHIDIDATEHNKNKRAQLPIVSDIKYALGRLVELAKAAKFTPPDTKAWQEQIATWKKEYPFDSSAGFGKSPHILPQEAVATLYELTKGDAIITTGVGQHQMWAAQFYRFDQPRRYISSLGLGTMGYGYPAALGAKVACPDKEVIDIDGDGSFVMNIQELATAHIEKIAAKAMILNNQHLGMVVQWEDRFYGSVRGNTILGDEKNVGGPDNPAGLYPDFVKIAEGFGIKGRRIMKKGDLRPAIQEMLDHKGPYVLDIVVPYTEHVLPMIPAGRTVKDMILK
- the recR gene encoding recombination protein RecR yields the protein MASAFEHLQHLLKQLPGLGYRSSEKIALHLLVEKPERLPALVNALQEAARSVRRCVRCGNLAEGELCAICADDSRQRSLVCVVEQVPDLAALERSGAHRGVYHVLHGKLSPINGMGPEQLNLAALIERMRSGEVDELILALSNDVEGEATCHYLTAQLPSGRDIRVSRIGFGLPSGGGVLYADSVTLKNALESRRKYS
- a CDS encoding NAD-dependent epimerase/dehydratase family protein → MKSTLVSENMEDFGERGRQMLVLGAGYIGEELCRLAIGKGMVTTALTRNLEKAHRLAGMGVRCIVADLADKAWHAQVPGIPDYVVNCVSAGGGGLEGYRRSYQLGMESVIAWALAAGGAGTFVYTSSTSVYPQGDGQWVDEDAPTQPAATERAEILLRAEEAARAWPGRMFILRLSGIYGPGRHHLLDALRAGSTVLAGKGDHRLNLIHRDDVVSGIALALQAGPSIPGQVFNVTDDEAVTREDLMRWLSGRLKCPMPSFDGHMTSGRRSTVPDRMIANARIKRVLGWMPQFPSFREGYRRILEA